The following is a genomic window from Daphnia magna isolate NIES linkage group LG4, ASM2063170v1.1, whole genome shotgun sequence.
ATGATAATACAAGACGAACAATTTAAGAATAACACGATACTGTTGCTCGTACGACTAACGGAACAAGAGAGATCAGGTAAAGTTCGAAAATTGTATCAAGTACCTCAGATGAACGCAAAGCGAAACGTCAGAAAACAACGACACGTTTCTAATGCGTTTAGTTCATATACATTTAAGAAATACGAGcatcttaaaattaaattaaaattactaCTCTTTTTAAATGTCCGAATTATTTAAGAATTGTATACTTGACTGAACATCCGGGCCGACACCGGAATTGCTGGAACTTTAATGCTCGCTACTGTCCAGCGCTTTGAGGAAACGGCGTTCTATGAGACGAGGAACGACGAGGTGACGAATGGGCAACAACGAGAGGAGAATGACCGGGAAGACCATCTTCATGTAAGGCCATGGCACGAAGCCAAACAGACACATGAGCAGCAACTGGGCCAATTGGCAACCAGTGAACTGATGGATTTTACGCTGCGGAACACGACGAATGTAGTGATTTGGCGGATAAGCGGATTGCTCCGTAAAGAAGAGCATAATGCGTTCAAACATTTGGTTGCCACCGAGACCCGTGATGGCAACGTAGAGGAACAGGCCGTTGAGAACGGCTGGTGGGATGTAGGCCAATGGATAAGGAAGCAAAAGAATCGACAAGCCGATGAGAATGTGCGAAAACAGAACAGTTAATCGGGTTTCACGCACTCGAACAATTCTGCAATCAATaatgaattgaaattttaaacacTGAATTAACACTGAAAATGGCGGTTGGATTCGAATTTACATTTGGTAGACGTGTCCTTGATGTACTCGCTCTTCGACATCGGCCAACGCACGGGCGTGTAGTGGAGAATGAGGTACAAGAGCGTGCATCCATGGCAATCCAACAGCTGACAAAGCAGCTGTTAAAATAGCCATGACAAACAAATCCCAATGATAGGCCGGTCCCTTTTTCAAACTGagcaaaaacgaaaatgaatttcaacATGGGAGAATAGTTGGCAGGAAAGAGGTCTTACTTATTTAAAGGGGTATTGACCATGGCCGATGAAATATTCTGATCCATCAAAATGAGAAGGGATAAAGCAAAACCCAAGCCCATAGCACCGGCTATAGCCAATCCCGACAGCCGTTCCAGCGGAGTCACCGTAAAAACACTGTCGCTATCGTCGTATCGGAAAGGCTCCGCTGTAAATGGCAACGATAATGAATTTTAGTAAATTAAACTGTAACATcaaaacaaagagaagtcTACCTTTGACatcttgaaataaaaaggaacCAACAAAACTCATAGTGAGCACAGCAATCGGCAACGCGTAGTCGGCCAGAGCTTCCCGTTTGCCGGTCGAGAGAAACGGcctgaaaaagcaaaaaaattgaattcgaccgcttttcaaaataaatttgtaaTTTGATTTACgtttttttgaaattgaagaTGAAAACGCCAACCCAGACGGTGCCCAGCATCAGAAATAGAAACAGCACCGAAGTGGCCTGATTGCATTCGACGGGCTCATCGGTGGCAATGACATCGTGATGGCCGTTTTGTGTCTGATTTAACAAGTAATAAGTTAAGGTCGAATTAACGTTCCTTTCAACGTCCCCAATGTTATCGTTTCGACACTGAGGCGAGCTGTAATTCTTCTGAAAATCTGTTATCCAGAAAATGTTTCATTGATTAAAATGTTACGTAAGCGGATGCGAAAAAAACTCACTTTTAGCCGTGTCACGGAACGCATCGACGCAGAAAGcgattgaaatgaaaaggcCGAAAATCTCCTCGGTCGAACGAGTACACCAGCACATTAACCGTGAAACGTTAAACAGTGAAAACAAGAGAAGGAAGAAGGCGCACCAGAGACCAACGCATCCATACATGGCGTAAAAATCCAGCTCGAAATCGTCGCAGATACTAGAAATGACTTGATGGTAAACAAAATTATCTtgttaattcattttcaatcctaccaatacaaaaatttaacatatacCTTTGATGTAAAGTGCTAATGGAGCTGTTGTCAACATAATCAGCAATGGCTGACCACCAAAAAAGGCAAAGAACAAACCACCAATGGTTTGACCAACAATAACTTTGCGGACAccttaataataaaattataattaagATAATTAACagctgtaaaataaaaagagtaTACCAATTTTTCCGTTAGTGTTGTGATCGTTTAGCACCCCAAACGCAATGGCAGGAAGTAGACAAGCGaagtaaagaaagaaagtggTAGACATGACCTTCTGTGGTGTTTTGGGACCAATGATACCATCGACATAGTCTGAAAGATAATGGGGCAGACGGCGACAAAGATCTTCTCGAATGCCTTGTCCAAATTGACAGAATTTCTTTACCTTTTTCTACgcaaagaaaaagttttaaagcagatggaattaaaaaatgttcaaCATCATGTACCTTATTACAACTCGTCTCATTTATCGACTGGAGGCTGTCCACTTTGATATGGACGGATGAacggctttgttgttgtacaaTGACAAGCTCTTTTGCTCGTTTTAACACGAGCTCCTTGAATTCCTCTTCGTTGGTCACTTCCAACAGCTGCCGTCGTAGATTTACATCGGCCAAAAGAGTGGCGAATGTACGACTTGTTTCTAGCCCATTTTTCGTCCCTTTCTGTTACAGTTATTATGTAATTAATTCAGTCATTACGGTAGACTGTTCATCTTACCTCTTTGCCAGGGCACAAGATAAGCACAAACAACTGGACATCATGGCAAGTCTCTCCCATATTTGTT
Proteins encoded in this region:
- the LOC116920523 gene encoding sodium bicarbonate transporter-like protein 11 isoform X2; this encodes MKVITEEAVESIRCYQTEHSSSQFGSPSHNAMSLNTIGNGSCRSSPSIINRKHQRLTNVENRSDGGGIWSFHDNKWHLTFDDGEEVNLLYSKQEVLPLQDFDGEVRPTIDVEQFLEQCVLLLDDEAAQTSTPVDLVDLLLGKMDLPVAVVEEAKTILVTHDIVPSLAKTIQATYSTRDNVNIFDYDESWLCTMGDIPSLAQRRIAIMRLKHPTNMGETCHDVQLFVLILCPGKEKGTKNGLETSRTFATLLADVNLRRQLLEVTNEEEFKELVLKRAKELVIVQQQSRSSVHIKVDSLQSINETSCNKVKKFCQFGQGIREDLCRRLPHYLSDYVDGIIGPKTPQKVMSTTFFLYFACLLPAIAFGVLNDHNTNGKIGVRKVIVGQTIGGLFFAFFGGQPLLIMLTTAPLALYIKVISSICDDFELDFYAMYGCVGLWCAFFLLLFSLFNVSRLMCWCTRSTEEIFGLFISIAFCVDAFRDTAKNFQKNYSSPQCRNDNIGDVERNVNSTLTYYLLNQTQNGHHDVIATDEPVECNQATSVLFLFLMLGTVWVGVFIFNFKKTPFLSTGKREALADYALPIAVLTMSFVGSFLFQDVKAEPFRYDDSDSVFTVTPLERLSGLAIAGAMGLGFALSLLILMDQNISSAMVNTPLNNLKKGPAYHWDLFVMAILTAALSAVGLPWMHALVPHSPLHARALADVEERVHQGHVYQIIVRVRETRLTVLFSHILIGLSILLLPYPLAYIPPAVLNGLFLYVAITGLGGNQMFERIMLFFTEQSAYPPNHYIRRVPQRKIHQFTGCQLAQLLLMCLFGFVPWPYMKMVFPVILLSLLPIRHLVVPRLIERRFLKALDSSEH
- the LOC116920523 gene encoding sodium bicarbonate transporter-like protein 11 isoform X1, whose translation is MKVITEEAVESIRCYQTEHSSSQFGSPSHNAMSLNTIGNGSCRSSPSIINRKHQRLTNVENRSDGGGIWSFHDNKWHLTFDDGEEVNLLYSKQEVLPLQDFDGEVRPTIDVEQFLEQCVLLLDDEAAQTSTPVDLVDLLLGKMDLPVAVVEEAKTILVTHDIVPSLAKTIQATYSTRDNVNIFDYDESWLCTMGDIPSLAQRRIAIMRLKHPTNMGETCHDVQLFVLILCPGKEKGTKNGLETSRTFATLLADVNLRRQLLEVTNEEEFKELVLKRAKELVIVQQQSRSSVHIKVDSLQSINETSCNKKKVKKFCQFGQGIREDLCRRLPHYLSDYVDGIIGPKTPQKVMSTTFFLYFACLLPAIAFGVLNDHNTNGKIGVRKVIVGQTIGGLFFAFFGGQPLLIMLTTAPLALYIKVISSICDDFELDFYAMYGCVGLWCAFFLLLFSLFNVSRLMCWCTRSTEEIFGLFISIAFCVDAFRDTAKNFQKNYSSPQCRNDNIGDVERNVNSTLTYYLLNQTQNGHHDVIATDEPVECNQATSVLFLFLMLGTVWVGVFIFNFKKTPFLSTGKREALADYALPIAVLTMSFVGSFLFQDVKAEPFRYDDSDSVFTVTPLERLSGLAIAGAMGLGFALSLLILMDQNISSAMVNTPLNNLKKGPAYHWDLFVMAILTAALSAVGLPWMHALVPHSPLHARALADVEERVHQGHVYQIIVRVRETRLTVLFSHILIGLSILLLPYPLAYIPPAVLNGLFLYVAITGLGGNQMFERIMLFFTEQSAYPPNHYIRRVPQRKIHQFTGCQLAQLLLMCLFGFVPWPYMKMVFPVILLSLLPIRHLVVPRLIERRFLKALDSSEH